One Trichosurus vulpecula isolate mTriVul1 chromosome 7, mTriVul1.pri, whole genome shotgun sequence genomic region harbors:
- the DHRS13 gene encoding dehydrogenase/reductase SDR family member 13 isoform X2: protein MDGLLLGAGMLLGSYVLIYYNFIKAVPCMSPISLKGKTVVVTGGNTGIGKMTALELAQRGARVVLACRSKEKGEAAVYDIRKESGNNEVIFMMLDLSSLASVHSFATAFLSSEPRLDLLIHNAGISSCGKAKEAFNLILRVNHVGPFLLTHLLLPRLKANAPSRVVVMASAAHRRGRLDFSRLDRPVCGWQQELRAYADSKLANVLFTRELATQLEGTGVTCYAAHPGPVNSELFLRHVPAWLHLLLSPLAWLVLRTPRGGAQTPLHCALQEGIEPLSGRYFANCHVEEVATSARDDRTARRLWEASEKLARLTKEGTQNTSPQPGSPRRPSAQVTTDPALSRFQN, encoded by the exons ATGGATGGACTCCTGCTAGGAGCCGGGATGCTCCTGGGCTCCTACGTCCTCATCTACTATAACTTCATCAAAGCCGTGCCCTGTATGAGCCCCATCAGCCTAAAGGGAAAGACGGTCGTGGTCACAG GTGGCAACACCGGCATCGGGAAGATGACAGCCTTGGAGCTGGCCCAGCGTGGGGCCCGGGTGGTGTTGGCTTGCCGAAGCAAGGAAAAGGGGGAGGCTGCTGTCTATGACATCCGAAAG GAGAGTGGGAACAACGAAGTCATCTTCATGATGCTGGATCTGTCCAGCCTAGCTTCTGTGCATTCCTTTGCCACTGCCTTCCTGAGCTCAGAGCCAAGACTGGACCTCCTCATCCACAATGCAG GGATCAGTTCCTGTGGCAAAGCTAAGGAAGCCTTTAATCTGATCCTTCGGGTAAatcatgtgggtcctttcctgTTGACCCATCTGCTGCTTCCCCGGCTGAAGGCCAATGCCCCAAGCCGTGTGGTGGTAATGGCATCAGCAGCCCACCGCCGTGGGCGCCTGGACTTCTCCCGCCTGGATCGTCCAGTCTGTGGCTGGCAACAAGAGTTACGGGCATATGCGGACAGCAAGCTGGCCAACGTGCTGTTCACTCGAGAGCTTGCCACTCAGCTTGAAGGCACTGGAGTCACCTGCTATGCAGCCCACCCAG GTCCTGTGAACTCAGAGTTGTTTCTCCGCCATGTGCCAGCCTGGCTGCACTTGTTGTTATCCCCCCTGGCCTGGCTGGTGCTGAGGACTCCACGGGGTGGAGCACAGACACCCCTACACTGTGCCCTACAGGAAGGCATCGAGCCGCTCAGTGGTCGATACTTTGCCAACTGCCACGTCGAAGAGGTTGCCACCTCAGCCCGTGATGACCGGACTGCTCGTCGGCTGTGGGAGGCCAGTGAGAAACTGGCCAGACTGACTAAGGAGGGAACCCAAAACACCAGCCCACAGCCAGGGTCCCCACGTAGGCCTTCGGCCCAAGTCACCACAGACCCAGCGCTCTCTAGGTTCCAAAACTAG
- the DHRS13 gene encoding dehydrogenase/reductase SDR family member 13 isoform X1, translating into MDGLLLGAGMLLGSYVLIYYNFIKAVPCMSPISLKGKTVVVTGGNTGIGKMTALELAQRGARVVLACRSKEKGEAAVYDIRKGSGPTGKEVEGAQAFSPPSLHWCLQESGNNEVIFMMLDLSSLASVHSFATAFLSSEPRLDLLIHNAGISSCGKAKEAFNLILRVNHVGPFLLTHLLLPRLKANAPSRVVVMASAAHRRGRLDFSRLDRPVCGWQQELRAYADSKLANVLFTRELATQLEGTGVTCYAAHPGPVNSELFLRHVPAWLHLLLSPLAWLVLRTPRGGAQTPLHCALQEGIEPLSGRYFANCHVEEVATSARDDRTARRLWEASEKLARLTKEGTQNTSPQPGSPRRPSAQVTTDPALSRFQN; encoded by the exons ATGGATGGACTCCTGCTAGGAGCCGGGATGCTCCTGGGCTCCTACGTCCTCATCTACTATAACTTCATCAAAGCCGTGCCCTGTATGAGCCCCATCAGCCTAAAGGGAAAGACGGTCGTGGTCACAG GTGGCAACACCGGCATCGGGAAGATGACAGCCTTGGAGCTGGCCCAGCGTGGGGCCCGGGTGGTGTTGGCTTGCCGAAGCAAGGAAAAGGGGGAGGCTGCTGTCTATGACATCCGAAAG GGTTCGGGGCCCACAGGGAAGGAAGTAGAAGGTGCCCAGGCGTTCTCACCCCCATCCCTGCACTGGTGTCTCCAGGAGAGTGGGAACAACGAAGTCATCTTCATGATGCTGGATCTGTCCAGCCTAGCTTCTGTGCATTCCTTTGCCACTGCCTTCCTGAGCTCAGAGCCAAGACTGGACCTCCTCATCCACAATGCAG GGATCAGTTCCTGTGGCAAAGCTAAGGAAGCCTTTAATCTGATCCTTCGGGTAAatcatgtgggtcctttcctgTTGACCCATCTGCTGCTTCCCCGGCTGAAGGCCAATGCCCCAAGCCGTGTGGTGGTAATGGCATCAGCAGCCCACCGCCGTGGGCGCCTGGACTTCTCCCGCCTGGATCGTCCAGTCTGTGGCTGGCAACAAGAGTTACGGGCATATGCGGACAGCAAGCTGGCCAACGTGCTGTTCACTCGAGAGCTTGCCACTCAGCTTGAAGGCACTGGAGTCACCTGCTATGCAGCCCACCCAG GTCCTGTGAACTCAGAGTTGTTTCTCCGCCATGTGCCAGCCTGGCTGCACTTGTTGTTATCCCCCCTGGCCTGGCTGGTGCTGAGGACTCCACGGGGTGGAGCACAGACACCCCTACACTGTGCCCTACAGGAAGGCATCGAGCCGCTCAGTGGTCGATACTTTGCCAACTGCCACGTCGAAGAGGTTGCCACCTCAGCCCGTGATGACCGGACTGCTCGTCGGCTGTGGGAGGCCAGTGAGAAACTGGCCAGACTGACTAAGGAGGGAACCCAAAACACCAGCCCACAGCCAGGGTCCCCACGTAGGCCTTCGGCCCAAGTCACCACAGACCCAGCGCTCTCTAGGTTCCAAAACTAG